In Cryptococcus neoformans var. neoformans JEC21 chromosome 5 sequence, one genomic interval encodes:
- a CDS encoding RNA polymerase II subunit 3, putative, translated as MNGYYDPQQHQSTNIEIPQGPTNQPRLLLRNLNETDATFHLSGVELAYANSLRRVMMADVPTIAIDQVLFMQNTTPLADEMIAHRLGLIPLISRNVSKGLRYTRDCDCDEGCYYCMVTLRLKVTFSGNDGEQFMRVTSDMLEVVPSPGGPPPPNPYGPPPELSEEDRIIINNRDPEMGQPIGKGNPTVPPILIAKMGKGQEIDVLCKAYKGIAKHHAKWSPLSTVAFEYDPYNKLRHTTHWFETDERAEWPLSSNAAFEPPPNPAEPFDYNAVPSTFYFSAESVGSIPVRSVVEQGLDLLIEGLANVVLGVQKEIGGEEEEGEDGAAADGVVGDGMGVGMGGGLVEPNIPAGIGQDQMAMAGGYGGYGSQQGYGGSW; from the exons ATGAACGGATACTACGACCCCCAACAACACCAATCGACTAATATCGAGATCCCGCAAGGCCCTACGAATCAACcacgtcttctccttcgtAACCTCAATGAGACGGACGCCACTTTCCACCTTTCTGGCGTGGAGCTCGCCTATGCGAACAGTCTGAGAAGAGTTATGATGGCCGATGTGCCTACTATCG CCATCGATCAAGTCCTCTTTATGCAAAATACAACGCCTTTAGCAGACGAAATGATTGCCCACCGTTTAGGTCTCATTCCCCTTATCTCCCGTAACGTCTCGAAGGGACTTCGCTACACTCGAGACTGTGACTGTGACGAAGGATGTTATTACTGTATGGTAACTTTGAGATTAAAGGTGACTTTCAGTGGGAATGATGGAGAGCAGTTCATGAGGGTGACGAGTGATATGTTGGAAGTGGTTCCGAGTCCTGGTGGG CCCCCGCCCCCCAATCCTTATGGACCTCCACCTGAACtttcagaagaagatcgcatcatcatcaacaatcGTGATCCTGAAATGGGCCAGCCTATTGGAAAGGGAAATCCCACTGTACCTCCGATATTGATCGCAAAGATGGGCAAGGGGCAGGAGATTGATGTTTTATGCAAGGCTTATAAG GGTATCGCGAAGCACCATGCCAAATGGTCTCCCTTATCAACTGTAGCCTTTGAGTATGACCCCTATAACAAACTTCGTCATACAACGCATTGGTTCGAGACTGATG AACGTGCGGAATGGCCTCTCTCTTCAAATGCCGCGTTTGAACCCCCTCCAAATCCCGCAGAACCATTCGACTACAATGCGGTCCCGTCCACATTCTACTTCTCCGCCGAATCTGTCGGTTCCATCCCCGTCCGTTCCGTTGTCGAACAAGGTCTCGACCTTCTGATAGAAGGCCTCGCAAATGTCGTGTTGGGCGTACAGAAAGAGATTGGtggcgaagaggaagagggggaagatggagcGGCCGCAGATGGAGttgttggggatgggatgggCGTGGGCATGGGAGGGGGTTTGGTAGAACCGAATATACCTGCGGGGATAGGTCAAGATCAGATGGCCATGGCAGGTGGATACGGAGGGTACGGATCTCAGCAGGGTTATGGAGGTTCATGGTAG